CCGCCGCGCGGCGGCGCATCAGGGCCGTGGCGTCGAGCGGAAGCGGCCAGGCGTGGTCGGCCGCCCTCTCGTGGAGGGCGGGGTTCTCCGCGTCCCCCTCCGGCTCGTCGGCCCAGGCTTCGATCTCGCCGTGCCCGGCGACGCAGTGGTCGTACAGGGCCTTGAGGAAGTCGGACGGCCCGCGCGGGCGTTTCTGGGACGGGCCCCACCAGTGGCCGGAGCCGAGGAGCAGGGAGCGGGGCCGGGTGAACGTGACGTAGCCGAGGCGGAGTTCCTCGGTGTGCTGGTGGTCCTTCATGGCCTCCTGGAAGGCCTTCAGGCCGCGCGAGTCCCAGGCCTCGACGTCGGGGAGGGTGTCGGCGTCGCCGCGCAGCTCGTGCGGCAGGACCTTGCCCTGGGCGGTCCACTTCTCGCGGCCCTGGGTGCTGGGGAAGGTACCGGTGACCAGGCCGGGGACGGCGACGACGTCCCACTCCAGGCCCTTGGACTTGTGGGCGGTGAGGACCTTGACGGTGTTCTCTCCGCCCGGCAGGGCGTTGTCGAGGCCCTTCTCGTACTGGGCGGCCGTACGCAGGAATCCGAGGAAGGCGAGCAGGGTGGCCTCTCCCGCGCTGTTGGCGGCGAAGGAGGCGGCGACGTCCAGGAAGTTGGACAGGGTCTCGCGGCGACGGGCGGCGAGCGCGTGGGGGGACGCTGAGAGTTCCACCTCCAAGCCGGTGACGGCGAGGACGCGGTGGAGGACGTCCATGAGCGGGTCCGCGAGCGAGCGGCGCAGGTCACGCAGTTCGGCGGCGAGCCGGGCGAAGCGGACGCGCGCGTCCGGCGAGAACGGCAGCCCGTCGTCCTCCCCCCCGGCTTCCAGGGGGAGTTCCAGGAACGTGTCCAGCGCGTCCGCGAGCGAGATCACCTCGGACGGGTCGACGCCCTCGACGGCCGCGGCGAGCCGGCGGTCCGGGTCGGCGTCGCCGTCCACGCGCGCGTGGGACACGAGCAGCCTGGCGCGGCGCCCCAGAAGGGCGAGGTCGCGGGGGCCGATCCGCCAGCGCGGGCCGGTGAGGAGGCGGACGAGAGAAGCGTTGGCGCCCGGGTCCTGGAGAACCTCGCAGACAGCTACCAGGTCGGCGACCTCGGGGAGGTGGAGCAGCCCGGAGAGGCCGACCACCTCTACCGGGATGTCCCGGGCGACGAGGGCGCCCTGGATCTCGGCGAAGTCGCCGGCGGTGCGGCACAGGACCGCGATCTCACCGGGTTCCTTTCCTGTGCGCACCAGGTGGGCGATCGCGTCGGCGAGCCAGTCCAGTTCCTCGGCGTGCGTGTTCAGGAGGGCGCAGCGGACCACACCGTCGCGTTCGGCGCCGGGAGCGGGGCGGAGGGCCTCCACGCCCGCGTGCATGGCCCGCAGGGGCTCTGCGAGACCGTTGGCGAGGTCGAGAAGACGGCCGCCGCTGCGGCGGTTCTCGCTGAGCGCCTGGCGAGCCGCGGGGCGGCCGTCGGGGTGGGCGAAGTGCTCCGGGAAATCATCGAGGTTGGCGACGGAGGCGCCGCGCCAGCCGTAGATGGCTTGGCAGGGGTCGCCCACGGCGGTCACGGGATGACCGGTGCCGCCGCCGAACAGACCTGCCAGCAGGACACGTTGGGCGACCGAGGTGTCCTGGTACTCGTCGAGCAGGACCACTCGGAACTCGTCCCGCAGGATGCGCCCCACCTCGGGGAGTCGGGCGAGGCCGGCGGACAGGGCGATCTGGTCGCCGAAGTCGAGGAGGTCCCGCTCGCGCTTGGCCGCGCGGTAGCGGCCGACCAGTTCGGTGAGTTCGCGTCGGGCGGCGGCCGCCTCGGGGACCTTGCGCAGATCCGCGTTGGTGAGCTTCGCACCCTCCAGTTCGCGCAGCAGTTCGGCGTCGTACGCGCGTAGGTCCTCGGGGCGTACGAGGTGCTCGGCGAGTTCGGAATCGAGGGTCAGGAGGTCGCTGACGAGATCGGGGAAGGAGCGGGTCAGCGCCGGGTAGGGGCCCGGGGACTCCCTCAGGACCCGCGCGGCGAGCTGGTAGCGGGTGGCGTCGGCCAGGAGCCGCGCGGTGGGCTCCAGGCCGACGCGCAGTCCGTGGTCGGTCAGCAGGCGGCCCGCGAAGGCGTGGTACGTGGAGATGACCGGTTCCCCCGGCGGGTTGTCCGGGTCGATCACGTCCGGGTCGGTGATGCCCGCTCTGACCAGGGCCTTGCGTACGCGCTCGGCGAGTTCGCCCGCCGCCTTGTTGGTGAAGGTCAGGCCGAGCACCTGTTCGGGGGCGACCTGTCCGGTACCGACCAGCCACACCACGCGCGCGGCCATCACGGTGGTCTTGCCCGACCCCGCTCCGGCAACGATCACCTGCGGAGCGGGCGGCGCGACGATGCAGGCCGTCTGCTCCGGGGTGAACGGAATGCCCAGGAGCTCCTTGAGCTGCTCGGGATCGCTGATACGGGCGGACATTCCAGAGAGGCTAACGCCGCCCACTGACAGCGGCTGCGGGACCGCCGAGCGGGCGCCGTCACTCGACCACGTGACGCCCCTCGGGGCGGGCACTGCACGATGCCCGGAAAGCGCAGTGTGCACAGTGTTGTCCGGCGGTCGGAGAGAAACGCTCGTCCAGCACCTTGCCCGCGGCGGTGGCCAGGAGGTCCCCCACCCACTCCCCTTCCGTGCCCTCAAGGGGGCCCTGCGCCTGCACCTTGGGGACGGTCTCGCCACCGTTCTTCTTGGCGGCACCCTGCCGCAGCTGGACGAGTTCGGCGCCGCCCGGTTCCGGGCGCACGCCGCCGAAGGGCTCGTCGACGGCCCCCTCGCGGACCGCGAGCTGGTACACCGCGAGCTGGGGATGGCGGGTCACCTCGGCGGAGCTCACGGGCTGCTTGCCCGTCTTGAAGTCGACGACGTACGCGCGGCCCTCGGTGTCGGTCTCGACGCGGTCCATGGAGCCCCGAATGCGCACTTCGTAGTCGCCCGCCTCGAGAGTGACGTCGAAGTCGTGCTCACTGACCACCGGGGCACGCCCCGCGCGGTCCATGACATGCCACTTCAGGAAGCGCTCGAGCGCCACGCGCGCGTGCTGCTTCTCCTGCTCCGACTTCCAGGGCGCGTCGAAGGCGAGCGCGTTCCACACGGAGTCGAGGCGCTCCATGAGGACGTCGAGATCGGCCGGGGTGCGCCCGGAGGCGACCTCGTCGGCGAGCACGTGGACGACGTTGCCGAAGCCCTGGGCGGCGGTCGCGGGCGCGTCGGCCTTCACCTCGCGGCCCAGGAACCACTGCAGGGCGCAGGTGTTGGCGAGCTGGTCGAGGGCGCTGCCGGACAGCACGACGGGCTGGTCACGGTTCCTGAGCGGCACCTTGCTCTCGGTGGGCTCGAACATGCCCCACCAGCGGTAGGGATGCGCCGACGGCACGAGCGGACGGCCGTCCTCGTCGCTCAGCGCGGCCAGCCGCGCCAGCCGGAGAGCGGCCGCCTCACGGAGGGCTTCCGACACGCGCGGGTCCACCGTGGTGGCGCGCAGTTCGGCGACGAGGGCGGCCACGGACAGCGGGCGGCGGGGACGGCCGGTGACGTCCTTGGGCTCGACCCCCAGTTCGGTGAGGAAGCGAGAGGGCTGGTCGCCGTCGTCGGCGGGGGCTTTCACCGCGGTGACGACGAGGCGTTCACGCGCACGCGTGGCCGCCACGTAGAACAGCCGGCGTTCCTCCGCGAGGAGCGCGCCCGGCGTGAGCGGTTCGGCGAGACCGTCGCGGCCGATGCGGTCGGCCTCCAGGAGCGAACCGCGACGGCGTAGGTCCGGCCACAGACCCTCCTGGACGCCCGCCACGACGACCAGGCGCCACTGGAGGCCCTTGGCACGGTGCGCGGTCATCAGACGTACGGCGTCGGGGCGGACGGTCCGCCCGGTCAGCGTGTCGGCGGCGATGTCTTCAGCCTCGAGTTCCGCCAGGAGGTTGAGTGCGCCCAGACCGCCGGTGCGCTCCTCCGCGCGCGCCGCCGTGGCGAACAGCGCGCACACGGCGTCGAGGTCACGGTCCGCGTTGCGTCCGGCCGCGCCGCCGCGCCGGGCGGCGCGCTCCAGCCTCCTGGGCCACGGCGTGCCGTCCCACAGCTCCCACAGCGCCTCCTCGGCCGTACCGCCTCCCGCGAGGCGTTCACGGGCCTTCCGCAGCAGCGCGCCGAGGCGTTGAGCGCCGCGCGCGTACACCGGATCGTGCGCCACCAGCCGCTCCGGCTCCGCCAGCGCGCGTGCCAGCAGTTCGTCCGAGGGCGGAGGTACGGGGTTGCCGCCGGCTCGCTCCTCCTCGCGCAGCGCGCGCCCGAGACGCCGCAGATCGGCGGTGTCCATGCCCGCCAAGGGGGAGGACAGGAGGTCGAGCGCGGTTTCGGTGTCGAGCCAGCGGGGCCGCGCGTCGGGCGTGCGGGACGCCGCGGACGGATCTGCCGAGGCCTCGTCGGGAGACTCGGACTTGTCGGGAGAGTCGGGCTCGTTCGGCGGCTCGGACACGTCGGGTGAGTCGTGGGGTTCCGCTGCCGAGGCCGTCGGGGCCGCCTCCCCCAGCTCCGCCCGTGCCACCGCCCGCAGCGCCGTCAGCAGGGGCTGTACGGCCGGTTCGTGGCGCAGGGGCAGGTCGTCGCCGTCGATCTCCAGAGGAACACCCGCCGCGGTGAGGGTGCGCCGGATCGAGGGGATCGTGCGTGCGCCGGCGCGCACCAGGACGGCCATCTCGCTCCAGGGGACGCCGTCCTCCAGATGTGCCCGGCGAAGCACGTCCGCGATGTTGTCCAGTTCGGTGCCCGGCGTCGGGTACGTGTAGACCTCGACGCGCCCTCCGTCCCGTACGGGCCTCAGCTCGCGGTGGGCGCGCACCTTCTCGGCGGGGAGGCGGGTGAGTGGCATGCGCTGGGTGAGCAGGCGGGTGGCGGCGAGCAGGTTCGCTCCCGAGCGGCGGGAGTTCCTGAGGACCGCGACCGGAGCCCGGCGTCCGTCCGCGCGCGGGAAGGCATGCGGGAACTCCAGGATGCCGTTCACGTCGGCGCCCCGGAAGGTGTAGATCGACTGGTCGGGATCGCCGAAGGCGACCAGGGTGCGGCCGCCGCCGGCGAGGGTCCTCAGCAGCCGTACCTGCGCGGGGTCCGTGTCCTGGTACTCGTCGACGTAGACCGCGTCGTACTGCGCGGCCAGCCGCTCGGCGACGTCGGGGCGGCCGGCCAGGAGCACCGCGCGGTGGACCAGTTCCGCGTAGTCGAGGACGCCCTGCAGGTCGAGGACGTCGAGGTACTCGGCGAGGAACGCGGAGGCCGCGAGCCAGTCCGGGCGGCCGATGCGCGAGGCGAAGGCGCGCAGGTCCTCGGGGGCCAGACCCAGTTCGCGACTGCGGGCGAGGACAGCGCGGACCTCGTCGGCGAAGCCGCGCGTGGTGAGGCAGGCGCGCAGTTCGTCCGGCCAGCGCACATGCGCCAGGCCCAGACGCTCGAGGTCGGGCTGGCCCGCGAGCAGTTCACGAACCGCCACGTCCTGCTCCGGGCCGGACAGCAGACGCAGCGGCTCGACGAACAGGTCGCTGTCCTGGTGGGCGCGGACCAGGGCGTAGCAGAACGAGTGGAAGGTGGTGGCCTGCGGGGCGCGCGCGGCGCCCATGCGCCGCGCCATGCGGTCGCGCAGCTCCACGGCCGCCTTGCGACTGAAGGTCAGGACCAGCACGCGCGCCGGGTCGGCCCCGCGGGCGACGCGCGCCCCCACCGACTCGACGAGCGTGGTCGTTTTGCCTGTGCCCGGACCTGCGAGAACGAGCAGGGGCCCGCTCTCGTGGTCAACCACGCCGCGCTGCTCGGCGTCCAGACGAGGGGGGTCCGTCCGGGCCGGTGGGGTACGCACCAGTCGGTAAGCGCCACGGTTCCCCTGTCGCACCTGGGTGTGCGACAGGCGCCTGGTGGAGAAAGAGGAGCTCACGTGGTTCGCCGGTCCTGGTGGGTGTGCGAGGTGTCACTGCCGACGCGGTGCGCCGGTGTCGAGGGGTGGTGGTCGGGAAAAGGGTGCGCGGCGCGCCGCCCGTCGAGGACGGTGGTTGCGGGGTGAGGGGGACACGCGCAGCCGACGCTACGCCGACAGGTGGTGCGGAAGCAGGGCTTCCCCTTATTGCCCCCCGACGCGCGCGACACGTGCGTCCCTCGCCCCACGAACGTACGGCATGGCACCGACGTGCCCCGCGTCCCCCGTACGGACCAGAGGTCGCACCGAGGTCCCTCGGATGCCGGAAGCTGTCAGGTGTGACCCTCCGCGCCTCCACCGCCGTCCCAGCGCGCCCGCCTCATGTCGACGCGCGGCACGTGGCCCTCGGTGGCGCGGCTCGCTTCGCGCAGGGGGGTCGCCTCCGCGCGGTAGTGGTCCAGGGCTCTCAGTTCGTGGCCGGGCAGCAGGACGCCGTCGGCACGGACGACCCGCCACCACGCGGCCGCGCCCCCGTAGAGGGCCATGACACGGCCCACCTGGCGCGGGCCGCCCTCCCCCAGCCATTCGGCGACGTCCCCGTATGTCATGACCCGCCCCGGCGGGATCAGGTCGGCGACCTCGAGGACCCGCTCCGCGTACTCCGGCAGGGCGTCCGCCGGAAGGCTCTCCTCGCTCATCCGCCCCATCCTGCCCCACCCCACCGACAATGGGACGTGGTGGCCGACGCGTGCGTCCCTCGCCCCGGGGGCGGTCTTCGGGCAGACTGTGCGCCCCCGCATTGCACCCTGATGCCCCTGTGTGCCCACCCGGCATGCCACCATCGTGCGGGCGGTGACTGGTGATAAGAGACCAAGAAGAGACGATGAAGCAGCAGAGCGTGCACCCGGATGACGCGGCGGGCACCTCTGACGCCTCGTCGCGCCCGGACGCCTCCGAGGGGGGCGACGAGGGCAGCGACAACGTCTCGAGGAAGGCCTCCGGCACCACCACCCCTCCCTCCACCGAAGAAGAATCCCCCACGCCGCACGAGGACGACAAGCAGCCGAACGAGCAGGACGAGGACGACCTCG
The DNA window shown above is from Streptomyces akebiae and carries:
- a CDS encoding ATP-dependent helicase, with the protein product MSSSFSTRRLSHTQVRQGNRGAYRLVRTPPARTDPPRLDAEQRGVVDHESGPLLVLAGPGTGKTTTLVESVGARVARGADPARVLVLTFSRKAAVELRDRMARRMGAARAPQATTFHSFCYALVRAHQDSDLFVEPLRLLSGPEQDVAVRELLAGQPDLERLGLAHVRWPDELRACLTTRGFADEVRAVLARSRELGLAPEDLRAFASRIGRPDWLAASAFLAEYLDVLDLQGVLDYAELVHRAVLLAGRPDVAERLAAQYDAVYVDEYQDTDPAQVRLLRTLAGGGRTLVAFGDPDQSIYTFRGADVNGILEFPHAFPRADGRRAPVAVLRNSRRSGANLLAATRLLTQRMPLTRLPAEKVRAHRELRPVRDGGRVEVYTYPTPGTELDNIADVLRRAHLEDGVPWSEMAVLVRAGARTIPSIRRTLTAAGVPLEIDGDDLPLRHEPAVQPLLTALRAVARAELGEAAPTASAAEPHDSPDVSEPPNEPDSPDKSESPDEASADPSAASRTPDARPRWLDTETALDLLSSPLAGMDTADLRRLGRALREEERAGGNPVPPPSDELLARALAEPERLVAHDPVYARGAQRLGALLRKARERLAGGGTAEEALWELWDGTPWPRRLERAARRGGAAGRNADRDLDAVCALFATAARAEERTGGLGALNLLAELEAEDIAADTLTGRTVRPDAVRLMTAHRAKGLQWRLVVVAGVQEGLWPDLRRRGSLLEADRIGRDGLAEPLTPGALLAEERRLFYVAATRARERLVVTAVKAPADDGDQPSRFLTELGVEPKDVTGRPRRPLSVAALVAELRATTVDPRVSEALREAAALRLARLAALSDEDGRPLVPSAHPYRWWGMFEPTESKVPLRNRDQPVVLSGSALDQLANTCALQWFLGREVKADAPATAAQGFGNVVHVLADEVASGRTPADLDVLMERLDSVWNALAFDAPWKSEQEKQHARVALERFLKWHVMDRAGRAPVVSEHDFDVTLEAGDYEVRIRGSMDRVETDTEGRAYVVDFKTGKQPVSSAEVTRHPQLAVYQLAVREGAVDEPFGGVRPEPGGAELVQLRQGAAKKNGGETVPKVQAQGPLEGTEGEWVGDLLATAAGKVLDERFSPTAGQHCAHCAFRASCSARPEGRHVVE
- a CDS encoding ATP-dependent DNA helicase, which encodes MSARISDPEQLKELLGIPFTPEQTACIVAPPAPQVIVAGAGSGKTTVMAARVVWLVGTGQVAPEQVLGLTFTNKAAGELAERVRKALVRAGITDPDVIDPDNPPGEPVISTYHAFAGRLLTDHGLRVGLEPTARLLADATRYQLAARVLRESPGPYPALTRSFPDLVSDLLTLDSELAEHLVRPEDLRAYDAELLRELEGAKLTNADLRKVPEAAAARRELTELVGRYRAAKRERDLLDFGDQIALSAGLARLPEVGRILRDEFRVVLLDEYQDTSVAQRVLLAGLFGGGTGHPVTAVGDPCQAIYGWRGASVANLDDFPEHFAHPDGRPAARQALSENRRSGGRLLDLANGLAEPLRAMHAGVEALRPAPGAERDGVVRCALLNTHAEELDWLADAIAHLVRTGKEPGEIAVLCRTAGDFAEIQGALVARDIPVEVVGLSGLLHLPEVADLVAVCEVLQDPGANASLVRLLTGPRWRIGPRDLALLGRRARLLVSHARVDGDADPDRRLAAAVEGVDPSEVISLADALDTFLELPLEAGGEDDGLPFSPDARVRFARLAAELRDLRRSLADPLMDVLHRVLAVTGLEVELSASPHALAARRRETLSNFLDVAASFAANSAGEATLLAFLGFLRTAAQYEKGLDNALPGGENTVKVLTAHKSKGLEWDVVAVPGLVTGTFPSTQGREKWTAQGKVLPHELRGDADTLPDVEAWDSRGLKAFQEAMKDHQHTEELRLGYVTFTRPRSLLLGSGHWWGPSQKRPRGPSDFLKALYDHCVAGHGEIEAWADEPEGDAENPALHERAADHAWPLPLDATALMRRRAAARTVLAHLDAAAGHDDTRPGTADEDFADDPSADEDTDDWDSWSSDRPAQGPHARVQPPAPAELAPAVPHARRHPSASALTPEESRTVASWDRDLDALTGELMRARAKVTDVPLPASLTTSQLMRLAADPDGFAQELARPMPRPPQPAARRGTRFHAWLEARFEELRLPMLEPEELPGSEAEIADELDLEALKEAFERTPYAHRTPHRVEAPFQIDIAGRVVRGRIDAVYRTDDGDGTTTYEIVDWKTSRTRAADPLQLAVYRLAWAEQHGVPLESVDAVFLHVRTGDVVRPANLPGRDALVRLLMEEPGTGEEPDSSTEWPE
- a CDS encoding MGMT family protein, which produces MSEESLPADALPEYAERVLEVADLIPPGRVMTYGDVAEWLGEGGPRQVGRVMALYGGAAAWWRVVRADGVLLPGHELRALDHYRAEATPLREASRATEGHVPRVDMRRARWDGGGGAEGHT